A window from Sinanaerobacter sp. ZZT-01 encodes these proteins:
- the ispG gene encoding flavodoxin-dependent (E)-4-hydroxy-3-methylbut-2-enyl-diphosphate synthase, with translation MMRRVSKQVMCGDVAIGGDSAVSIQSMTNTDTRNIPATVEQIARLKNAGCQIVRCAVPDQEAAEALGEIKPKIQIPLVADIHFDYRLAISAIKNGADKIRINPGNIGDKEKIQKVLDAAKERQIPIRVGVNSGSLGKDILQKYGSVTPDALAESALNTVTLIEEMHFDELVLSIKSSDVRLNQLAHRLVAEKTKHPLHIGITEAGTVQTGKVKSAIGIGALLLDGIGDTMRVSLTGDPVEEVLYAKEILKALHLRKNTVNLISCPTCGRTKVDLVKITKKVEEEIEPLERQMEKQNIKEITVAVMGCEVNGPGEAREADFGVACGKGKGVLIQKGEIVRVIPEERITDELFQMIRQNLGIQDHSK, from the coding sequence ATAATGAGAAGAGTTTCAAAACAGGTTATGTGCGGTGATGTGGCAATCGGTGGAGACTCCGCTGTTTCAATACAATCTATGACAAACACGGATACACGGAATATACCTGCAACTGTAGAGCAGATTGCAAGGCTGAAGAATGCGGGGTGTCAAATTGTCAGATGTGCAGTGCCGGACCAGGAAGCAGCAGAAGCACTGGGCGAGATAAAACCTAAAATACAGATTCCTTTAGTCGCTGATATTCATTTTGATTATCGTCTTGCTATCTCCGCAATAAAAAATGGAGCGGATAAGATTCGCATAAATCCCGGAAACATAGGAGACAAGGAAAAAATTCAGAAGGTACTCGATGCAGCAAAAGAACGTCAAATTCCAATACGTGTCGGAGTAAATTCCGGTTCTTTAGGAAAGGATATTTTGCAGAAATATGGGAGCGTTACGCCTGATGCACTTGCTGAGAGTGCGTTAAATACCGTTACATTGATTGAAGAGATGCATTTTGATGAACTGGTTTTGTCAATCAAGTCTTCCGATGTCAGACTGAACCAGCTAGCACATCGTTTGGTTGCAGAAAAGACAAAGCACCCCTTACATATCGGAATCACAGAAGCTGGAACGGTACAAACCGGAAAAGTAAAATCGGCAATCGGAATAGGGGCTTTGCTATTGGATGGAATCGGTGATACGATGCGTGTTTCTCTTACCGGTGATCCGGTAGAGGAGGTTCTCTATGCAAAGGAGATTTTAAAAGCTTTGCATCTTCGAAAAAATACGGTTAACTTAATTTCTTGTCCGACTTGTGGAAGAACAAAAGTAGATCTTGTAAAAATTACAAAAAAAGTGGAAGAAGAAATTGAACCGCTTGAAAGACAGATGGAAAAGCAGAATATAAAAGAGATTACCGTTGCGGTTATGGGATGTGAAGTGAATGGACCTGGCGAGGCGAGGGAAGCAGACTTTGGAGTTGCCTGCGGAAAAGGAAAGGGTGTATTAATTCAAAAGGGTGAAATAGTTCGAGTAATACCAGAGGAAAGGATTACTGATGAATTATTTCAAATGATCCGGCAAAACCTAGGGATACAGGATCATTCGAAATAA
- the rseP gene encoding RIP metalloprotease RseP yields MGLNTIIYAILIFCFLIFVHELGHFLCAKAVGVRVNEFSLGMGPLLFQRKKGDTEYSLRALPIGGYVKMEGEDEDSNDPNAFNNKPFWAKALVLVAGSFMNLLTTVIIIALMAGIIGMQTNIIDDVSEGSPADQAGIMSGDTIIGINNQEVKEWGDILSLISESTGETLALTVDRNGEKINLTSGVLENESGRRMIGVTSLIKKSPGMAIKTGFTTTGDIAKQMVDYLGQLFTGKGSMNDLVGPVGIVSIINDQAKLGIIYIVNFTALISLNLAIVNMLPFPALDGGRLVFLVVRLITGKAVSDELEAKIHFAGMLVLFALMFYIVVHDVDRFILH; encoded by the coding sequence ATGGGGTTAAATACAATTATTTATGCAATATTGATTTTTTGCTTTCTTATTTTCGTTCATGAACTGGGGCATTTTTTATGTGCAAAAGCAGTTGGAGTACGAGTTAACGAATTTTCTTTGGGAATGGGGCCGCTTCTTTTTCAGAGAAAGAAGGGTGATACCGAGTATTCACTCCGTGCGTTACCGATTGGTGGCTATGTAAAAATGGAAGGGGAAGACGAAGATTCAAATGACCCCAATGCATTTAATAATAAGCCATTTTGGGCAAAAGCACTTGTTTTGGTAGCCGGTTCTTTTATGAATCTTTTAACGACGGTTATAATCATTGCGTTGATGGCCGGGATTATCGGCATGCAGACAAATATTATAGATGATGTTTCGGAAGGTTCTCCGGCGGATCAAGCCGGAATTATGAGCGGAGATACCATTATAGGAATTAATAATCAGGAAGTAAAAGAGTGGGGGGATATTTTATCCCTCATTTCGGAAAGTACGGGAGAGACTCTTGCTCTGACAGTGGACCGTAACGGAGAAAAAATAAACTTGACGAGCGGTGTGCTGGAGAATGAAAGCGGTCGGCGGATGATTGGTGTAACTTCACTGATAAAAAAATCACCGGGTATGGCAATTAAAACAGGTTTTACTACAACCGGCGACATTGCAAAGCAGATGGTAGATTATCTGGGACAGTTGTTTACGGGAAAAGGTTCTATGAATGATTTGGTAGGTCCAGTCGGCATTGTTTCTATTATTAATGACCAAGCAAAGCTTGGAATCATATATATTGTCAATTTCACTGCATTGATCAGTTTAAACTTAGCGATTGTCAATATGCTTCCTTTCCCTGCGTTGGACGGAGGCAGACTTGTTTTTCTTGTTGTTCGTCTTATTACCGGAAAAGCGGTCAGTGATGAATTAGAGGCGAAGATCCACTTTGCAGGAATGTTAGTCTTGTTTGCGTTGATGTTTTATATCGTAGTTCATGATGTAGATCGCTTTATCTTGCATTAA
- a CDS encoding 1-deoxy-D-xylulose-5-phosphate reductoisomerase, with the protein MKKICILGSTGSIGTQALDVVERNSELFEVESLTCGTNIDLFRTQLKKYSPAFAVTALEEDAKVLKKEFPKIDFSYGLEGMILAAAGTDCDLVLNSLMGMMGLRPTYEAIRAKKNIALANKETLVAGGAVIMEAVKKNEVQLLPVDSEHSAIFQCLQGNRNNAVHRILLTASGGPFRGYTSQALEEVTLEQALHHPKWVMGNKITIDSASLMNKGLEIIEAHWLFDVPAEKIQVVVHPQSVIHSMIEFKDRSILAQLGMPDMRGPISYAFGFPNRIENTFESVDFFKLGTLTFEEADTDVFSCLRLAYDALEAGGSYPVALNAANEVLVQKFLDKKIKFTDIQNNLEIIMQRHKPMYHLTLDDILDIDAQTRTEILI; encoded by the coding sequence ATGAAAAAAATATGTATATTAGGGTCCACTGGATCAATTGGAACGCAGGCATTAGACGTGGTGGAACGCAACTCAGAGTTGTTTGAAGTGGAGAGCTTAACCTGCGGAACAAATATTGATCTATTCCGCACGCAGTTAAAGAAGTATTCTCCGGCATTTGCAGTAACTGCCTTAGAAGAAGACGCAAAAGTCTTAAAGAAAGAATTTCCAAAAATTGATTTTTCATATGGATTAGAAGGTATGATTTTAGCAGCAGCAGGGACTGACTGCGATTTGGTTTTGAATTCTCTCATGGGAATGATGGGATTAAGACCTACTTATGAAGCAATTCGTGCCAAAAAGAACATTGCACTTGCAAATAAAGAAACATTGGTAGCCGGTGGGGCAGTTATTATGGAGGCTGTGAAAAAAAACGAGGTTCAGCTTCTTCCTGTAGATAGTGAACACAGCGCTATATTTCAATGTCTTCAGGGAAATAGAAACAATGCGGTACATCGCATTCTATTAACGGCTTCGGGCGGACCTTTCAGAGGATATACGAGTCAGGCATTAGAAGAAGTTACCTTAGAACAGGCTTTACACCATCCGAAATGGGTGATGGGGAATAAGATCACAATTGACTCTGCCAGTTTAATGAATAAAGGATTGGAAATAATAGAAGCGCATTGGTTGTTTGACGTACCGGCAGAAAAAATTCAAGTAGTCGTGCATCCGCAAAGTGTAATCCATTCAATGATTGAATTTAAGGATCGTTCTATTTTGGCACAGCTGGGGATGCCGGATATGAGAGGACCGATCAGCTATGCTTTTGGTTTTCCAAATCGTATAGAAAATACATTTGAGAGTGTAGATTTTTTTAAATTGGGTACTTTAACCTTTGAAGAGGCAGATACAGACGTTTTTTCTTGCTTAAGGCTGGCATATGATGCATTAGAAGCGGGGGGAAGCTATCCGGTTGCTTTAAATGCAGCAAATGAAGTATTAGTGCAGAAGTTTTTAGATAAAAAAATTAAATTTACAGACATTCAAAATAACCTTGAAATCATCATGCAGAGACATAAACCGATGTATCATTTGACATTAGATGATATTTTAGATATTGATGCACAAACGAGAACCGAAATTTTAATTTAA
- a CDS encoding phosphatidate cytidylyltransferase: MKTRILSSLAMLPLLLVIYYGGYPLMLACFLVGLIGVREFYRGFEVLDIHANYPVALVAIVSLYLIHLSKIILGYMQNEWMMFWFFGVILLSLLTLFQIEKRKLEDAMVTITGIFYVVYFSFHVQLIASTQHIFIWLVFLTAFGTDIMAYFSGYLFGKHKLCPKISPKKTVEGSVGGTLGSMILCGLFGYFVLPQFMIHCMIIGALGGIISQFGDLTASIFKRKMGIKDYGKLIPGHGGIMDRFDSVLFTAPMVYYYIVLVLK, from the coding sequence ATGAAAACGAGAATTCTTTCATCACTGGCAATGCTTCCGCTATTGCTCGTGATATATTACGGTGGCTACCCATTGATGCTTGCCTGTTTTTTGGTGGGACTAATTGGTGTCCGTGAATTTTATAGAGGCTTTGAAGTCCTCGATATCCATGCAAATTACCCAGTTGCATTAGTTGCAATTGTTTCATTATATCTGATTCATCTATCTAAAATAATTTTAGGATATATGCAGAATGAATGGATGATGTTTTGGTTTTTCGGGGTTATTTTACTGTCTTTGCTCACTCTTTTTCAAATTGAAAAACGCAAGCTGGAAGATGCCATGGTTACGATTACTGGAATTTTTTATGTGGTCTATTTTTCATTTCACGTGCAGCTGATTGCGTCTACGCAGCATATTTTTATTTGGCTCGTATTTTTAACGGCTTTCGGTACGGATATTATGGCTTATTTTTCTGGATATTTATTTGGAAAACATAAGCTTTGTCCGAAGATCAGTCCGAAAAAAACGGTAGAGGGTTCTGTTGGGGGTACCTTAGGGAGCATGATACTGTGTGGACTGTTTGGATATTTTGTTTTGCCGCAATTTATGATACACTGCATGATTATTGGAGCATTAGGTGGAATTATTTCTCAATTTGGAGACTTGACAGCTTCCATTTTTAAGAGAAAAATGGGAATTAAGGATTATGGAAAACTAATACCTGGGCACGGTGGAATTATGGATCGTTTTGATAGCGTACTATTTACTGCACCAATGGTATATTATTATATAGTCTTGGTTTTAAAATGA
- a CDS encoding isoprenyl transferase, with translation MDIPRTLDKQTIPKHVAIVMDGNGRWAKKRNLPRVAGHNAGMIALKEIVKASSVLGLKHLTVYAFSTENWKRPEEEVKGIFKLLIIYIEKELAELHKNNVKVNILGDYQQLPKEALTKLEKSLETTRDNTGLQFNIALNYGGRREILRAAQLLAKDFSEGKISEEQMTEEYFASKLYTKGIPDPDLVIRTSGEMRLSNYLLWQSAYSEFVYTNVLWPDFTPKDLETAIASFQHRKRRYGGV, from the coding sequence ATGGATATACCAAGGACATTGGACAAGCAGACGATACCAAAGCATGTAGCGATTGTTATGGATGGAAACGGAAGATGGGCCAAGAAAAGAAACTTACCAAGAGTAGCAGGACATAATGCAGGTATGATTGCATTAAAAGAGATTGTGAAAGCATCTTCGGTTTTAGGACTTAAGCATTTAACGGTCTATGCTTTTTCTACGGAAAATTGGAAACGTCCGGAGGAAGAAGTAAAAGGCATTTTTAAGCTCCTGATCATATATATAGAGAAAGAATTGGCCGAGCTTCATAAAAATAATGTAAAAGTAAATATTTTAGGTGATTATCAGCAGCTTCCCAAAGAGGCATTAACCAAATTGGAAAAATCTTTGGAAACGACGAGAGATAATACCGGACTTCAATTTAACATTGCTTTAAACTACGGTGGCAGAAGAGAGATCTTAAGAGCAGCGCAGCTCTTAGCAAAAGATTTTTCCGAGGGGAAAATTTCTGAAGAGCAAATGACAGAAGAATACTTTGCATCAAAATTATATACCAAAGGGATTCCTGATCCGGATTTAGTGATTCGAACAAGCGGAGAAATGAGATTAAGCAATTATTTGTTATGGCAGTCGGCTTACAGTGAATTTGTTTATACCAATGTACTTTGGCCCGATTTTACCCCAAAAGACTTAGAAACTGCCATTGCTTCGTTTCAGCATAGAAAGAGACGTTATGGAGGAGTGTAA
- the frr gene encoding ribosome recycling factor, with protein MMSTIQEILTDKMGKTLGVLKSELNTVRAGRANAALLDKVTVEYYGVETPLKNLANIGVPDPRTLMITPFDPKVVSDIEKAINMANLGINPSNDGKVIRLVIPPLTEERRKELAKQIKKIGEDAKIAIRNSRRDANDHIKKEEKAGELTEDESKKLQDQIQKQIDKCIKDIDNIVAEKDKELMEV; from the coding sequence ATTATGAGTACGATCCAAGAAATCTTAACGGATAAAATGGGGAAAACATTGGGGGTTTTGAAATCAGAATTAAATACTGTACGAGCAGGACGAGCCAATGCCGCACTGCTTGATAAAGTGACCGTAGAATATTACGGTGTAGAGACTCCTTTAAAAAATCTTGCAAATATAGGGGTTCCTGATCCAAGAACCCTTATGATTACACCATTTGATCCAAAGGTGGTTTCTGACATCGAAAAAGCTATTAATATGGCTAATTTAGGAATTAATCCTTCTAATGACGGTAAAGTCATTCGTTTGGTTATTCCACCGCTGACAGAAGAAAGAAGAAAAGAGCTTGCAAAACAGATTAAAAAAATTGGTGAAGATGCAAAAATTGCAATTAGAAACAGTCGAAGAGATGCGAACGACCATATCAAGAAAGAAGAGAAAGCGGGAGAATTGACTGAAGACGAAAGTAAAAAGTTGCAGGATCAGATTCAGAAACAAATAGATAAATGTATCAAAGATATTGACAACATTGTTGCAGAAAAAGATAAAGAATTAATGGAAGTATAG
- the pyrH gene encoding UMP kinase produces the protein MEPKYKRVLLKISGEALAGNKKTGLDDEMLISVAKEVKGLLEIGVQVAVVVGGGNFWRGRTSKSMDRATADYMGMLATVINSLALQDAFEAQGIPTRVQTAIEMREIAEPYIRRRAMSHLAKNIVVIFAAGTGNPFFSTDTTAALRAAEIEADIILLAKKVDAVYDCDPETNSNAKRFDTLTHKDLLDKGLGVMDSTAASLCMDNHIPIHVFGLSEKNNVIKAVYGEKIGTIIK, from the coding sequence ATGGAGCCAAAGTATAAAAGAGTATTACTTAAAATTAGCGGAGAAGCCCTTGCCGGTAACAAAAAGACAGGGTTAGACGATGAAATGTTGATTTCCGTAGCGAAAGAAGTAAAAGGACTTTTGGAAATTGGAGTACAAGTTGCAGTTGTTGTAGGAGGCGGAAATTTCTGGCGTGGAAGAACCAGTAAGAGCATGGATCGTGCAACAGCAGACTACATGGGAATGCTTGCAACGGTTATTAATTCGTTAGCTTTACAAGATGCATTTGAAGCGCAAGGGATTCCGACCAGAGTGCAGACTGCGATTGAAATGCGTGAAATTGCAGAGCCATATATTCGAAGAAGAGCGATGTCTCATTTAGCAAAGAATATTGTTGTTATATTTGCAGCAGGTACGGGAAATCCATTTTTTTCAACTGATACAACAGCTGCTCTTCGTGCAGCGGAAATTGAAGCAGATATTATTCTGCTGGCAAAAAAAGTGGATGCTGTTTATGATTGCGATCCGGAAACAAATTCGAATGCAAAGCGTTTTGATACACTGACTCACAAGGATTTGTTAGATAAAGGACTTGGTGTTATGGATTCGACCGCAGCGTCTCTTTGTATGGACAATCATATTCCGATTCATGTATTCGGATTGTCCGAGAAAAATAATGTTATAAAAGCCGTATACGGTGAAAAAATAGGAACGATAATAAAATAA
- the hcp gene encoding hydroxylamine reductase — translation MSMYCYQCQETAKGTGCEIRGVCGKSEEVAKLQDLLIYTVKGISQIVIKGDLKAETLNDVNHEVLNSLFMTITNANFNDIAIEQQIKKLIDIRNDLRNNVKLDNHDAASFETDTRASMLEKAASVGVLATENQDIRSLREMIIYGVKGMAAYAEHAKNLGKEDMDIYAFIYEAMAATLDDSLDADDLVALTLKTGEYGVKVMALLDEANTSKYGNPEITTVDIGVKGNPAILISGHDLTDLEQLLEQTKDTGVDIYTHGEMLPAHYYPFFKKYSHFVGNYGNAWWKQISEFESFHGPILFTTNCIVPPKSEEVRSRIFTTGSAGFPGCSHIIPREDGKKDFSALIELAKTLPAPDEIETGSIVGGFAHNQVLALADQVVDAVKSGAIKKFFVMAGCDGRMKSRDYYTEFAQKLPKDTIILTAGCAKYRYNKLNLGDIGGIPRVLDAGQCNDSYSLVVIALKLKEVFGLDDINELPIAYNIAWYEQKAVIVLLALLYLGVKNIHLGPTLPGFLSPNVANVLVEKFGISGIGEVDSDIELFMQ, via the coding sequence ATGAGCATGTATTGTTATCAATGTCAGGAAACTGCAAAAGGTACTGGTTGTGAAATTCGTGGAGTATGTGGGAAGAGTGAAGAGGTTGCAAAACTTCAGGATTTACTAATTTATACAGTCAAAGGCATCTCTCAAATCGTCATAAAAGGTGATTTAAAAGCAGAAACTTTAAATGATGTAAACCATGAGGTGCTTAACAGTTTGTTTATGACAATTACAAATGCAAATTTCAATGATATTGCAATTGAACAGCAGATAAAAAAGTTAATTGATATTCGAAATGATTTAAGAAATAACGTAAAGTTAGATAATCACGATGCAGCAAGCTTTGAAACAGATACGAGAGCATCTATGTTAGAAAAAGCTGCTTCAGTCGGCGTTTTGGCAACAGAGAATCAAGATATACGTTCTCTTCGTGAAATGATTATTTACGGCGTAAAAGGAATGGCAGCTTATGCGGAACATGCGAAAAATCTAGGCAAAGAAGATATGGATATTTACGCATTTATTTATGAAGCAATGGCAGCAACTTTAGATGATAGCTTAGATGCGGATGATCTGGTTGCACTTACTTTAAAAACAGGAGAATACGGCGTAAAGGTTATGGCTTTACTGGATGAAGCGAATACATCAAAATATGGAAATCCTGAAATTACTACGGTAGATATTGGAGTAAAGGGAAACCCTGCTATCCTAATTTCCGGTCATGATTTAACGGATTTAGAACAGCTTTTAGAGCAAACGAAGGATACGGGAGTCGATATCTATACGCACGGAGAAATGCTGCCGGCTCATTATTATCCGTTTTTTAAGAAATACAGCCATTTTGTAGGTAATTACGGGAATGCATGGTGGAAGCAGATCTCAGAATTTGAATCTTTTCATGGACCGATTTTGTTTACTACCAATTGCATTGTTCCTCCAAAAAGCGAGGAAGTTCGAAGTCGTATTTTTACAACCGGTTCGGCTGGATTTCCAGGATGTTCTCATATCATACCGCGAGAGGACGGAAAGAAAGACTTTTCAGCACTCATAGAGCTTGCAAAAACATTACCTGCTCCAGATGAAATTGAGACGGGAAGTATTGTCGGAGGTTTTGCACATAATCAAGTACTCGCACTTGCAGATCAAGTCGTTGACGCTGTGAAATCCGGTGCCATTAAAAAGTTCTTTGTAATGGCAGGCTGTGACGGTAGAATGAAATCGAGAGATTATTACACTGAATTTGCACAGAAGCTGCCGAAGGACACGATTATTTTAACCGCAGGGTGTGCAAAATACCGTTATAATAAATTGAATTTGGGTGATATCGGAGGAATTCCAAGAGTGCTAGACGCAGGGCAATGCAACGATTCTTATTCATTAGTTGTCATTGCATTGAAGCTGAAAGAGGTGTTTGGACTGGATGATATAAATGAACTTCCGATTGCTTATAACATTGCATGGTATGAGCAAAAGGCAGTGATCGTTTTACTTGCATTATTGTATTTAGGAGTAAAGAATATCCATCTTGGTCCGACACTTCCAGGTTTTCTTTCTCCAAATGTTGCAAATGTACTGGTAGAAAAATTCGGCATCTCGGGAATTGGAGAGGTTGATTCGGATATTGAATTGTTCATGCAATAA
- a CDS encoding DUF3892 domain-containing protein, translated as MANNQKNLSSLPMMAMEEVPTPNENAKEIIGLVKENGRVTGYQLSDGRVLGKDEGVQLAKDGGIQGVGVAVRNGNEYLKSLPDGNDENNLSNLPSVSPRN; from the coding sequence ATGGCTAATAATCAGAAAAATTTATCAAGTTTGCCTATGATGGCAATGGAGGAAGTTCCGACACCAAATGAAAATGCCAAAGAAATTATCGGACTGGTGAAAGAAAATGGTCGTGTTACGGGATATCAATTATCAGATGGACGAGTTTTGGGAAAAGATGAAGGTGTACAGCTTGCCAAGGACGGAGGCATTCAAGGGGTTGGTGTTGCAGTAAGAAATGGGAATGAATATTTAAAATCTCTTCCCGATGGAAATGATGAAAATAATTTAAGCAACCTTCCTTCTGTTTCTCCAAGGAATTAA
- a CDS encoding radical SAM protein, with protein sequence MSIAESVKCLGLVQAFHYLDKDPEKNLPKLMEWIDRFSKKDVYPEQRRAIRQIISDENNNWYQLIHSLYTDIDSEVRKTLFENFVLNATLLGSQKIKASKQKYDCNVPWAILMDPTSACNLHCTGCWAAEYGDKLNMSFETLSSIVEQAKELGIHMFLYSGGEPLVRKKDILELCKKHPDCVFTAFTNGTLIDEEFAEAMLDVKNFVPAISVEGFEKETDFRRGEGTFSKVVCAMKILKEKKLPFGISCCYTKKNYDVIGSEAYFDQMIQWGAKFCWFFTYMPVGKEAVPELMATAEQREYMYHQIRNFRKTKPLLTIDFWNDGEYINGCIAGGRNYLHINANGDIEPCAFIHYSNSNIHKDSLLDALHSPLFMEYRKNQPFNENHLRPCPLLDNPGRLTAMVESSEAHSTDLEAPEDVRNLSDKCVASAQNWAPLADELWEKTHPCAECVKCDKKII encoded by the coding sequence ATGAGCATTGCAGAAAGTGTAAAATGTTTGGGGCTAGTTCAAGCCTTTCATTATTTGGATAAGGATCCCGAAAAAAACCTTCCCAAATTAATGGAATGGATTGACCGGTTTTCCAAAAAAGACGTTTATCCTGAGCAGCGTCGTGCAATTCGTCAAATAATCTCGGACGAAAATAATAACTGGTATCAGCTGATTCATAGTCTTTATACGGATATAGACAGTGAAGTGCGAAAAACGTTATTTGAAAATTTCGTATTAAATGCGACATTGCTTGGTTCGCAGAAGATTAAAGCTTCTAAACAAAAATATGATTGCAATGTGCCATGGGCGATTCTAATGGACCCGACTTCCGCTTGTAATTTGCATTGTACGGGATGCTGGGCTGCAGAATACGGAGATAAGCTAAATATGAGCTTTGAGACGCTAAGCAGCATTGTTGAGCAGGCAAAAGAATTAGGAATCCATATGTTCTTATACTCTGGGGGAGAGCCGCTGGTTCGGAAAAAAGATATTCTTGAACTTTGTAAAAAACATCCCGACTGTGTTTTTACAGCATTTACAAATGGTACGTTGATCGATGAAGAATTTGCAGAAGCAATGTTAGATGTTAAAAATTTTGTTCCTGCGATCAGTGTAGAAGGCTTTGAAAAAGAAACAGATTTTCGCCGGGGCGAAGGCACTTTTTCTAAAGTCGTATGTGCAATGAAAATTCTAAAAGAAAAGAAGCTGCCATTTGGTATTTCTTGTTGCTACACAAAGAAAAATTATGACGTGATAGGAAGCGAAGCGTATTTTGACCAAATGATTCAATGGGGAGCTAAATTTTGTTGGTTCTTTACATATATGCCGGTTGGAAAGGAAGCGGTTCCGGAGTTGATGGCGACTGCGGAACAACGTGAATATATGTATCATCAAATTAGGAATTTCCGAAAGACAAAACCATTGTTAACAATTGATTTCTGGAACGACGGAGAATATATAAACGGGTGTATTGCCGGCGGCAGAAATTATTTACATATTAATGCGAATGGTGATATTGAGCCATGTGCTTTTATTCATTATTCCAATTCGAATATTCATAAGGATTCCTTATTAGATGCATTGCACTCACCTTTATTTATGGAATATAGGAAGAATCAGCCATTTAACGAAAACCACTTGCGTCCTTGCCCGCTTCTTGATAATCCGGGAAGATTAACGGCAATGGTAGAGTCTTCAGAGGCACATTCTACAGACTTAGAAGCACCTGAAGATGTACGAAACTTGAGTGACAAATGTGTTGCTTCTGCCCAAAATTGGGCACCACTTGCTGATGAATTATGGGAGAAAACCCATCCTTGTGCAGAATGCGTAAAATGTGATAAAAAGATAATTTAG
- a CDS encoding MerR family transcriptional regulator — protein sequence MNTYKTAEVAKMIGIHPNTVRLYEKWGLIPQAERLQNGYRIFTEFHIDQLRLVRTAFQIELLQNGLRKKIIEILKISATKNFEQALNLTAEYLFLLRQEQIHAEEAIQITNQLLSCEPYEIMQPLKRKEVSEYLNVSMDSLRNWEMNGLLSVKRKENGYRIYTIKDIKRLKIIRSLRFANYSLEAILRMLNELSYDPETNIRQALNTVKKDAEIRTVCDELMGSLKAAKQNAKKMIEQLQTMKIKY from the coding sequence ATGAATACTTATAAAACTGCAGAAGTTGCAAAAATGATTGGAATTCATCCAAATACCGTTCGCCTATACGAAAAATGGGGACTGATCCCTCAAGCGGAGCGTTTGCAGAACGGATACCGCATTTTTACAGAATTTCACATTGATCAACTCAGACTCGTCCGGACTGCCTTTCAAATAGAACTATTACAAAATGGACTTAGAAAAAAAATAATTGAGATCTTAAAAATATCTGCAACGAAAAATTTTGAGCAAGCACTCAATCTCACAGCCGAATATTTATTTCTGCTTCGCCAAGAACAGATCCATGCTGAGGAAGCTATACAGATAACAAACCAGCTGCTATCCTGTGAGCCTTATGAAATTATGCAGCCATTAAAAAGAAAAGAAGTGTCTGAATATCTGAATGTTTCTATGGATTCTCTGAGAAATTGGGAAATGAATGGGCTTTTATCTGTAAAACGTAAAGAAAACGGATACCGCATTTATACCATTAAAGATATAAAACGACTAAAAATCATCCGTTCCCTCCGATTTGCAAATTATTCTCTCGAAGCGATTTTGCGAATGCTTAATGAGTTGTCTTACGACCCCGAAACAAACATAAGACAAGCTCTTAATACTGTAAAAAAAGATGCTGAAATCAGAACCGTGTGCGATGAGCTGATGGGTTCATTAAAGGCGGCAAAGCAGAATGCAAAGAAAATGATTGAGCAGCTTCAAACTATGAAAATAAAATATTAA